In a genomic window of Brassica rapa cultivar Chiifu-401-42 chromosome A10, CAAS_Brap_v3.01, whole genome shotgun sequence:
- the LOC103847368 gene encoding fructose-bisphosphate aldolase 4, cytosolic, with translation MSCFKSKYADELIANAAYIGSPGKGILAADESTGTIGKRFASINVENVESNRRALRELLFTTPGALQYISGIILFEETLYQKTASGKPFVDVMKEAKVLPGIKVDKGTVELAGTNGETTTIGLDGLGDRCKKYYEAGARFAKWRAVLKIGANEPSELAIHENAYGLARYAVICQENGLVPIVEPEILVDGSHDIEKCAYVTERVLAACYKALNDHHVILEGTLLKPNMVTPGSDSKSRAEPKVIAEHTVRALQRTVPAAVPAVVFLSGGQSEEQATVNLNAINQLKGKKPWSLTFSYGRALQQSTLKAWGGKEENVEKAQKAFLARAKANSEATTGAYKGDAQLGEGASESLHVKDYKY, from the exons ATGTCGTGCTTCAAGTCCAAATACGCCG ATGAGCTCATCGCCAATGCTGCTTACATCGGTTCTCCAGGGAAAGGTATTCTCGCCGCTGATGAATCCACAGGGACCATCGGAAAACGTTTCGCAAGCATTAACGTCGAGAACGTTGAATCAAACAGACGTGCTTTACGTGAGCTCTTGTTCACCACTCCAGGAGCTCTCCAATACATCAGTGGTATCATCCTCTTTGAGGAAACTCTCTACCAGAAAACAGCTTCAG GTAAACCATTTGTTGATGTAATGAAGGAAGCTAAAGTCCTTCCCGGTATCAAAGTCGATAAAGGAACTGTCGAGCTCGCTGGTACAAATGGTGAAACCACAACCATTGGCCTCGACGGGCTCGGAGACCGTTGCAAGAAATACTATGAAGCAGGTGCACGTTTTGCCAAATGGCGTGCCGTTCTCAAAATCGGAGCCAACGAGCCTTCGGAGTTAGCCATCCACGAAAACGCTTACGGTCTAGCGAGATATGCCGTCATTTGCCAAGAGAACGGTCTCGTCCCCATCGTGGAACCAGAGATCCTCGTGGACGGATCCCACGATATTGAGAAATGTGCTTACGTCACGGAACGTGTCCTCGCGGCTTGTTATAAGGCTCTTAATGATCACCACGTGATCTTAGAAGGAACGCTCTTGAAACCAAACATGGTTACTCCAGGCTCCGATAGTAAGTCTAGGGCTGAACCCAAAGTGATCGCAGAGCACACGGTCCGTGCATTACAGCGTACTGTCCCCGCCGCGGTTCCAGCCGTTGTGTTCTTGTCTGGAGGACAGAGTGAGGAACAAGCAACTGTGAATTTAAACGCCATTAATCAGCTCAAAGGTAAGAAACCGTGGAGCTTGACGTTTTCGTATGGACGTGCGCTTCAGCAGAGTACACTCAAGGCTTGGGGAGGTAAAGAGGAGAATGTTGAGAAGGCTCAAAAGGCGTTCTTGGCTCGAGCCAAGGCTAACTCGGAGGCAACTACTGGTGCCTACAAAGGTGATGCTCAGCTCGGTGAAGGTGCTTCTGAGAGCCTTCACGTTAAAGACTACAAATACTAA
- the LOC103847367 gene encoding PAN domain-containing protein At5g03700, whose protein sequence is MEGLCFRFLLLFVFLLCSHTRHQVNATEPVLELTKGFEAKPDSSIDSFQPLLTDPSGNFSFGFLRLNGSRLTLAVTHPNLTDPLWVFDPTRTASWSHKTKLFFNGSLVVSDPSSRVEWSTHTNGDRLVLRNDSNLQVVSTSSSSIEWESFDFPANTLVENQNFTSTMALVSSDGLYWMRLGRDFIGLYAKVSDDSHSQQFYWKHSALQAKAKIRDGSGPIHARINPNGYLGMYQTGTVPVDVEAFNSFQRPVNGLMILRLESDGNLRGYLWDGSRWALNYEAIRETCDLPNPCGPYSLCTPGSGCSCIDNSTVIGECSRGGSRAADFCGGKTEKFKTVRRGGVEVPFKELMDHKTTSSLGECEEMCVEDCKCFGSVYNNGSGFCYLVNYPIRTMLGVADPSKMGYFKVREGVGKKRSRVGLTVGMSLLAVIALALTVAMVYVAFRIWSREKHALEGEDGGLSPGPYKNLGSDSFSSVEMSRR, encoded by the coding sequence ATGGAAGGTTTGTGTTTTCGTTTCCTCCTGTTATTCGTTTTCCTACTTTGTTCTCATACACGGCATCAAGTCAACGCGACCGAACCGGTTCTAGAGTTAACCAAAGGCTTCGAAGCCAAACCGGACTCGTCCATCGACTCCTTCCAGCCACTCCTCACTGACCCGAGCGGAAACTTTTCGTTCGGGTTCCTACGTTTAAACGGGTCACGCCTCACACTCGCTGTAACCCACCCGAACTTAACGGACCCCCTCTGGGTTTTCGACCCGACCCGAACAGCGAGCTGGTCACACAAAACGAAACTATTCTTCAACGGCAGCCTCGTGGTCTCCGACCCTTCCTCGAGGGTAGAATGGTCAACTCACACTAACGGAGACCGTCTCGTCCTCCGTAACGACTCCAATCTCCAAGTGGTGTCCACGTCATCCTCCTCAATCGAGTGGGAGAGTTTCGATTTTCCCGCGAACACACTCGTCGAGAATCAAAACTTCACCTCCACGATGGCTCTGGTTTCATCCGACGGCTTGTATTGGATGCGGTTAGGACGCGACTTCATCGGACTATACGCTAAGGTCAGCGACGACTCTCACTCTCAGCAGTTCTACTGGAAACACAGCGCTCTCCAGGCGAAGGCCAAGATCAGAGACGGATCGGGTCCGATTCACGCTCGGATCAACCCGAACGGTTATCTCGGTATGTACCAAACCGGGACCGTTCCGGTCGACGTGGAAGCGTTCAACAGCTTTCAACGGCCGGTTAACGGTCTTATGATTCTCCGATTGGAATCCGACGGGAACCTCCGGGGATATCTCTGGGACGGATCTCGCTGGGCGTTGAACTACGAAGCTATTCGAGAGACTTGCGATCTCCCGAATCCGTGTGGGCCTTACAGTCTCTGCACTCCTGGATCGGGATGCTCGTGTATAGATAACAGCACCGTGATCGGAGAGTGTAGTCGCGGGGGTTCGAGAGCGGCGGACTTTTGCGGCGGTAAGACGGAGAAGTTTAAAACGGTGAGACGTGGAGGCGTTGAAGTGCCGTTTAAGGAACTGATGGATCATAAAACGACGTCGTCGTTGGGAGAGTGTGAGGAGATGTGTGTGGAGGATTGCAAGTGTTTCGGGTCGGTTTATAATAACGGCTCCGGGTTTTGTTATTTGGTTAATTACCCGATCAGGACGATGCTGGGCGTTGCGGATCCGAGTAAAATGGGTTATTTTAAGGTACGTGAGGGTGTAGGGAAGAAGAGAAGCCGAGTGGGATTAACGGTTGGGATGTCTCTGCTCGCTGTGATTGCGTTGGCTTTAACGGTGGCGATGGTTTACGTTGCGTTTAGGATATGGAGTAGAGAGAAACATGCACTAGAGGGAGAAGATGGTGGGTTATCACCCGGCCCGTATAAAAATCTCGGGTCGGATAGTTTTAGTTCCGTTGAAATGAGTCGTAGGTGA
- the LOC103847369 gene encoding trihelix transcription factor PTL translates to MEDHPSQYGIPELRQLMKGGGRTTSPSTSSHFPSDFFGFNLTAPPQQHRVQQFTTDHQEMGFLPHGIHGLGGSSSTTAGNNSNLNASTCGGGVGFGGFLDGGGFSGGDGGATGRWPRQETLTLLEIRSRLDHKFKEANQKGPLWDEVSRIMSEEHGYQRSGKKCREKFENLYKYYKKTKEGKAGRQDGKHYRFFRQLEALYGDSNNLVSIPNHNTQFVSNALHGFHAQNVTTTTSNIHSVDGLHGFHHQQSLSLSNNYNSSEMELMTSSSEGNDSSSRRKKRSSWKAKIKEFIDVSMKRLIERQDAWLEKLTKVIEDKEEQRMMKEEEWRKREAARVDKEHLFWAKERERMEGRDVAVIEALQYLTGKQLIKPLCSSPEERNNENGSDQTMTTNNVSVKGSGRCWDEQEIIKLREIRSSMDSAFQEVLEGSSDEFLWEEVAAKLTQLGFDQRSALICKEKWERISNGKMKEKKQINKKRKENSSSCGVYYPRTEENQIYNNQESGYNDNDQHHQKMNEHGNNVGSSTSNANAGNPSGAMAASTNCFPFFMGDGDQNLWESYGLRLSKEENQ, encoded by the exons ATGGAAGATCATCCTTCTCAGTACGGTATACCGGAGCTCCGGCAGCTCATGAAAGGTGGAGGGAGGACAACATCACCGTCGACTTCTTCTCATTTCCCCTCTGATTTCTTTGGCTTCAACCTCACTGCGCCGCCGCAGCAACACCGTGTACAGCAGTTCACTACTGATCATCAGGAGATGGGTTTCTTGCCACATGGCATACATGGATTGGGTGGGAGTTCTTCGACGACCGCTGGAAACAACAGTAACTTAAACGCGAGTACTTGTGGGGGAGGAGTTGGGTTTGGTGGGTTTCTCGACGGAGGAGGCTTCAGCGGCGGAGATGGCGGAGCAACGGGGAGATGGCCGAGACAAGAAACCCTAACTCTGCTGGAGATTAGATCTCGTCTTGATCATAAGTTCAAAGAAGCTAATCAAAAGGGACCTCTCTGGGATGAAGTTTCTAG GATTATGTCTGAGGAACATGGATACCAAAGGAGTGGGAAGAAATGCAGAGAGAAGTTTGAGAATCTTTACAAATACTATAAAAAGACTAAAGAAGGCAAAGCCGGAAGACAAGACGGTAAACACTACAGATTTTTCCGGCAGCTAGAGGCGCTCTACGGAGATTCCAACAACTTGGTTTCTATTCCCAACCATAATACACAGTTCGTGAGCAATGCTCTTCATGGTTTCCACGCTCAAAACGTTACTACAACAACGTCTAACATTCATAGCGTTGATGGTCTTCATGGTTTTCATCATCAGCAAAGCCTAAGTCTCTCTAACAACTACAACTCCTCAGAGATGGAGCTGATGACTTCGTCTTCTGAAGGGAATGATTCTAGTAGtagaaggaagaagaggagtAGTTGGAAAGCTAAGATCAAGGAGTTCATTGATGTGAGCATGAAAAGGTTGATAGAGAGGCAAGATGCTTGGCTTGAGAAGTTGACAAAGGTTATCGAAGACAAAGAGGAACAAAGGATGATGAAAGAAGAGGAATGGAGAAAGAGGGAAGCTGCAAGGGTTGATAAAGAGCATTTGTTTTGGGCAAAGGAGAGGGAACGAATGGAAGGTAGGGATGTAGCTGTGATTGAGGCATTGCAGTATTTGACCGGAAAGCAGTTGATAAAGCCATTATGCTCGTCCCCAGAAGAAAGAAATAATGAGAATGGAAGCGATCAAACAATGACTACTAATAATGTTTCTGTTAAAGGAAGTGGTAGATGCTGGGATGAGCAAGAGATCATAAAGCTTAGGGAGATAAGAAGTAGCATGGACTCAGCGTTTCAAGAGGTATTGGAGGGATCCTCGGATGAGTTTCTATGGGAGGAAGTCGCTGCGAAGTTGACTCAATTAGGGTTTGATCAGAGGAGTGCCTTGATATGCAAGGAAAAGTGGGAACGGATAAGCAATGGAAAGATGAAAGAAAAGAAGCAAATCAACAAGAAAAGGAAGGAGAATTCGTCAAGCTGCGGCGTGTACTATCCAAGAACCGAAGAAAATCAGATCTATAACAATCAAGAAAGTGGATACAATGATAATGATCAGCATCATCAGAAGATGAATGAACACGGCAATAATGTTGGTTCTTCAACTTCAAACGCAAACGCTGGAAATCCAAGCGGCGCAATGGCGGCTAGTACAAACTGCTTCCCGTTCTTCATGGGAGATGGAGATCAGAATTTGTGGGAGAGTTATGGTTTGAGGCTAAGTAAAGAAGAGAATCAGTGA
- the LOC103847364 gene encoding phytosulfokines 5-like produces MEKKIGIMLFLYVLLLLQLSELRTAQRPSQVEKEVEEKGVNNNNWAWTTQADKASDMAQELSHLMGEEKCEESDEECMKRRMITESHLDYIYTQSHNKP; encoded by the exons ATGGAGAAAAAAATTGGCATTATGCTCTTCCTTTatgttcttctccttcttcagtTATCTGAGCTTCGTACAGCTCAACGACCTTCCCAAGTGGAAAAAGAAG TAGAAGAAAAAGGAGTCAATAACAATAATTGGGCCTGGACTACACAAGCAGATAAGGCATCTGACATGGCCCAAGAGTTATCACAT CTTATGGGAGAAGAGAAATGCGAGGAGAGTGATGAAGAGTGTATGAAGAGAAGGATGATCACTGAATCTCACTTGGACTACATCTACACTCAAAGCCACAACAAACCTTAA